A genome region from Oenanthe melanoleuca isolate GR-GAL-2019-014 chromosome 14, OMel1.0, whole genome shotgun sequence includes the following:
- the LOC130259415 gene encoding splicing factor, proline- and glutamine-rich-like — protein MPPRPAESRAPAAARSGAARPRGARHAWPERTRGAQQRSAAQPSPERLRRALPPPLPAPPPRRPAKAVAGGGGGEGQRGAGPAGGCAAGTPPPALSHPRPAAGTATGTGWGRGPARETHPGVPALGGDRDRDCPGNPTPGCWDRDCPGRSRIPGLGGGNPPRGAGTERGPGGRDRDRPGDHPPGFWDRPETVLGSPLEVPAAPRDSDPPAAAPGTGPILSSVCSVPAHRNRAPGGIWDEGLGPHKGPRGGHSTAHGAVPAPAIPVFMRCPGAASA, from the coding sequence ATGCCCCCGCGGCCGGCGGAGAGCCGGGCCCCCGcggcggcgcggagcggggcggcccggccccggggagCCCGGCACGCATGGCCCGAGCGCACCCGCGGAGCGCAGCAGCGCAgcgcagcccagcccagcccggagCGGCTCCGCCGTGCGCTCCCGCCGCCTCTCCCGGCGCCTCCCCCGCGCCGCCCGGCCAAGGCAGtggcggggggcggcgggggcgagGGGCAGCGGGGGGCGGGACCCGCGGGGGGCTGCGCCGCCGGGACACCGCCCCCCGCCCTCTCCCACCCCCGGCCGGCGGCGGGCACGGCGACCGGCACCGGGTGGGGACGGGGACCGGCACGGGAAACCCACCCCGGGGTGCCGGCACTGGGCGGGGACCGTGACCGTGACTGCCCCGGGAACCCCACCCCGGGGTGCTGGGATCGGGACTGCCCCGGGAGATCAAGAATACCTGGACTGGGCGGGGGGAACCCACCCCGGGGTGCCGGGACTGAGCGGGGACCGGGGGGCCGGGACCGTGACCGCCCCGGGGACCACCCCCCGGGATTCTGGGACCGGCCCGAGACTGTCTTGGGAAGTCCCCTGGAAGTGCCAGCAGCGCCCAGGGACAGTGACCCACCCGCAGCAGCCCCCGGCACGGGGCCGATTCTCAGCTCAGTCTGCTCGGTGCCCGCGCACCGGAACCGGGCACCGGGCGGCATCTGGGACGAGGGGCTGGGGCCGCACAAGGGACCCCGGGgagggcacagcactgcccacggagctgtccctgccccggCAATACCGGTGTTTATGcgctgcccaggagctgcttcagCCTGA